Proteins co-encoded in one Haladaptatus sp. ZSTT2 genomic window:
- a CDS encoding MFS transporter produces MASDLADQGSLAASIRSLWSNGRGPILLSISFGWFLVYGLRAAIPALLPQIKTTFALDNAAAGLAYSALWVGYAVSQFPAGLLVDRLGERTLLGASMGLTALAIVGLAGAPVFGVLVATSGILGLAMGLYGPPRGTLLSAVYDKSDGTAIGVTLSAGSIGGAVLPFLAGLLVVTIGWRATLGLTVPLFLLTGLYVWRVVPHARSAAVGSDGRSVAGDMDGIISGVLTRPVIITVIAVTLLITSFQGFAAFFPTYLTEAKGLDQGTAAGLYGLIFLAAAVAQPLAGGVADAYNDRIVLVASAAIAALPLFVLPFVSGLIPLAILAVVMGVRLGGYPVTNAYIIRLLPDEVQGAAWGLVRTVFFLMSASGPALVGVLSDYTGFETTFLVLGVVTVLAAVAYAMLPAPGTYGTR; encoded by the coding sequence ATGGCCTCCGACCTCGCAGACCAGGGCTCGCTTGCAGCGAGCATTCGAAGCCTTTGGAGCAATGGGCGGGGGCCTATCCTACTCTCCATTTCGTTTGGTTGGTTTCTCGTCTACGGCCTACGTGCCGCGATTCCCGCCTTACTCCCGCAGATAAAGACGACGTTCGCCCTCGACAACGCGGCGGCAGGACTCGCCTACTCCGCGCTGTGGGTTGGCTACGCCGTGTCGCAGTTTCCCGCTGGATTGCTCGTAGACCGCCTCGGTGAGCGAACCCTGCTCGGCGCGAGTATGGGCCTCACCGCGCTCGCCATCGTCGGGCTTGCTGGCGCGCCGGTGTTCGGGGTACTCGTCGCCACGAGTGGAATACTCGGCCTCGCAATGGGCCTCTATGGCCCACCGCGCGGGACGCTCCTCTCTGCGGTGTACGACAAAAGCGACGGGACGGCGATTGGCGTGACCCTCTCTGCGGGCAGTATCGGCGGCGCAGTCCTCCCGTTTCTTGCGGGTCTCCTCGTCGTGACCATCGGGTGGCGTGCGACGCTTGGCCTCACCGTCCCGCTGTTTCTCCTCACCGGCCTCTACGTGTGGCGCGTCGTCCCGCACGCCCGGTCGGCGGCGGTCGGCAGCGACGGCCGGAGCGTCGCAGGCGACATGGACGGCATCATCAGCGGCGTGCTGACCCGCCCGGTCATTATCACCGTGATTGCCGTCACGCTGTTGATTACGAGTTTTCAGGGGTTCGCCGCCTTCTTTCCGACCTACTTGACGGAGGCAAAGGGATTGGACCAAGGCACCGCCGCCGGCCTCTACGGTCTTATCTTCCTCGCCGCGGCGGTTGCCCAGCCGCTCGCGGGCGGGGTTGCCGATGCGTACAACGACCGCATCGTCCTCGTCGCCTCGGCGGCCATCGCCGCGCTCCCGCTGTTTGTCCTGCCGTTCGTCTCCGGCCTCATCCCACTGGCCATTCTCGCGGTGGTGATGGGTGTGCGCCTCGGCGGCTACCCCGTGACCAACGCCTACATCATTCGCCTGCTGCCCGACGAGGTGCAGGGCGCGGCATGGGGCCTCGTGCGCACCGTGTTCTTCCTGATGAGCGCCTCCGGCCCGGCGCTCGTTGGCGTCCTCAGCGATTACACCGGCTTCGAGACGACGTTTCTTGTCCTTGGGGTGGTGACGGTGCTCGCCGCCGTTGCCTACGCCATGTTGCCCGCGCCGGGAACCTACGGGACGCGCTGA
- a CDS encoding NAD+ synthase, which yields MTDTQTVDATKRIDLSFTENELDAHREHITQFIRDQVRAAGVEGAVLGLSGGIDSTLTAHLAVEALGKENVHGLVLPSEVNAADNMSDAERVAQLLEIEYDVIEINPIVDAFLAAVPEAKDDQLAAGNVRVRTRAVLNYLVANHESRLVLGTGNRSEALVGYFTKYGDGAVDCHPIANLYKGQVRQLARHIGVPEDLAAKTATAGMWVGQTDEEEMGVPYDTLDQVLALYIDGPLTKAQTMTALGVSESVVDRIDELYTNSEHKRNIPPGPAPLSSL from the coding sequence ATGACCGACACGCAAACGGTTGACGCCACAAAGCGTATCGACCTCTCGTTCACCGAGAACGAGCTTGACGCACACCGCGAACACATCACCCAGTTCATCCGCGACCAGGTACGCGCCGCGGGCGTCGAAGGAGCCGTGCTCGGCCTTTCTGGCGGCATCGACTCGACGCTCACCGCCCACCTCGCCGTCGAGGCACTCGGGAAGGAGAATGTCCACGGCCTCGTGCTCCCGAGCGAGGTGAATGCCGCGGACAACATGAGCGACGCAGAGCGCGTCGCCCAACTGCTCGAAATCGAGTACGACGTCATCGAAATCAACCCGATTGTGGATGCGTTCTTGGCTGCGGTTCCCGAGGCAAAAGACGACCAACTCGCCGCAGGCAACGTCAGGGTGCGCACGCGAGCGGTGCTCAACTACCTCGTGGCGAATCACGAATCGCGGCTCGTCCTCGGTACGGGCAACCGCTCTGAGGCGCTCGTTGGCTACTTCACGAAGTACGGCGACGGCGCGGTCGACTGCCACCCGATTGCGAATCTGTACAAGGGACAGGTACGCCAACTCGCCCGCCACATTGGGGTGCCAGAAGACCTCGCCGCGAAAACCGCGACCGCGGGAATGTGGGTCGGCCAGACCGACGAAGAAGAGATGGGCGTCCCGTATGACACCTTAGACCAGGTGCTCGCGCTCTACATCGATGGCCCGCTTACCAAGGCCCAGACGATGACGGCACTCGGCGTTTCTGAGTCGGTCGTAGATCGCATCGACGAACTGTACACGAACAGCGAACACAAGCGCAACATCCCGCCGGGACCTGCGCCGCTTTCCTCGCTCTAA
- a CDS encoding enoyl-CoA hydratase/isomerase family protein — protein sequence MISTTDTDGLRVVTLDRPDQRNALSTDGLRALERAVTETDAAVIYIHGAGSAFSAGADLAEVQQLDGPAAKEFAELGQRVATAIEDAAAVTVAGITGPARGGGVEMALACDLRVATPRATFAEPGVVFGLFGAWGGTVRLPKIVGQGEALDIALTGRVVDAEEALRMGLISQITENPQAVAERIATNNSEALRVVKQRVRDEAPREAQEQAEADAFAHLVENAVDFDAHRKG from the coding sequence ATGATTTCGACCACGGACACCGACGGTCTGCGGGTGGTCACCCTCGACCGTCCTGACCAGCGAAATGCACTCTCTACGGACGGACTTCGCGCGCTCGAACGCGCCGTCACCGAGACGGACGCCGCCGTCATCTACATCCACGGCGCGGGCAGCGCGTTCTCTGCGGGCGCTGATTTGGCCGAAGTCCAGCAACTCGACGGGCCGGCGGCCAAGGAATTTGCCGAACTCGGACAGCGCGTGGCGACCGCTATTGAAGACGCAGCGGCCGTCACCGTCGCGGGCATCACCGGCCCGGCGCGCGGCGGCGGCGTCGAAATGGCACTCGCCTGTGATCTGCGGGTTGCCACACCCCGCGCAACCTTTGCAGAACCGGGCGTCGTGTTCGGCCTCTTTGGTGCGTGGGGCGGCACGGTTCGCCTGCCGAAAATTGTTGGCCAGGGCGAGGCGCTCGACATCGCGCTCACCGGCCGCGTCGTCGATGCCGAGGAAGCTCTTCGGATGGGTCTCATCTCCCAAATCACCGAGAACCCGCAGGCGGTCGCAGAGCGCATCGCGACGAACAATTCCGAGGCGCTCCGCGTCGTGAAACAGCGCGTCCGCGACGAGGCCCCACGCGAAGCCCAAGAGCAGGCCGAAGCCGACGCCTTCGCCCACCTCGTCGAGAACGCGGTCGATTTTGATGCGCACCGAAAAGGTTGA
- a CDS encoding DUF7114 family protein: MEEADAVRHAALDAIRDIEPARLRGDIEAILSAGSMAPGVLTLLCAQAIENVEPNAIRTRAAGVQLIYEGLRLTRTLTQNPSWETDVEQANLDVLAADVLVSRGFHLLARTEAADNAVATVQAFGRDQTRRAEADADTDSLDRNLERDVFDLALVAGTTAVGATTSPTLRAFVRDLTTTYDAVVFPDPETLFSDAVTESLASHLAAHDAGTAVDDGVRTSATDP, encoded by the coding sequence ATGGAGGAAGCCGATGCGGTTCGCCACGCCGCACTGGACGCGATACGCGATATCGAGCCAGCGCGGTTGCGTGGCGATATTGAGGCAATACTCTCTGCCGGGTCGATGGCCCCGGGCGTTCTGACACTTCTCTGTGCGCAGGCGATAGAAAACGTCGAACCAAACGCGATTCGCACCCGCGCTGCGGGTGTCCAACTCATCTACGAAGGCCTCCGGCTCACCCGGACGCTCACGCAGAACCCCTCGTGGGAAACCGACGTCGAACAAGCGAACTTAGACGTGCTCGCCGCGGACGTACTCGTTTCCCGGGGCTTTCATCTCCTCGCGCGAACCGAGGCCGCGGACAATGCCGTCGCCACCGTCCAAGCGTTCGGCCGCGACCAGACCCGGCGCGCAGAAGCCGACGCCGACACCGACAGCCTCGACCGCAACTTAGAGCGCGATGTGTTCGACCTCGCGCTCGTCGCGGGAACCACCGCCGTCGGCGCGACCACCTCACCCACCCTCCGGGCGTTCGTCCGCGACCTGACCACCACCTACGACGCCGTGGTGTTTCCCGACCCGGAAACGCTGTTCTCAGACGCCGTCACAGAGTCGCTCGCGAGCCATCTCGCCGCCCACGACGCAGGGACGGCAGTCGATGATGGGGTTCGTACCTCGGCAACCGACCCCTGA
- a CDS encoding potassium channel family protein, with protein MRYVIVGFGRVGHRTARILKEEGHDVTIVEIDAKKCDRAREEGFTVIEGDAMDEAVLDQADLGSADAFGGLSGDLNVNYAACIVAANHGCRTVMRIDEDYREEIYEKYAADVDEIIYPERLGAIGAKNALLGGDFNIIADLTADLSLASFSLPEDSPIIDLHVSEIDLPEGAVLYAHGRAHKSQTIPLPQTVIQPGDRVSIIAEVGDMEAVKSVLLGPDRKAPAS; from the coding sequence ATGAGGTATGTGATTGTAGGATTTGGGCGTGTGGGGCACCGAACGGCGCGCATCTTGAAAGAGGAGGGCCACGACGTCACCATTGTCGAAATCGACGCGAAAAAGTGTGACCGGGCGCGCGAGGAGGGCTTTACCGTCATCGAGGGTGACGCGATGGACGAAGCCGTCCTCGACCAAGCCGACCTCGGCTCCGCAGACGCCTTTGGCGGCCTCTCTGGCGACTTGAACGTGAACTACGCCGCGTGCATCGTCGCCGCGAACCACGGCTGTAGGACGGTCATGCGCATCGACGAGGACTACCGCGAGGAGATTTACGAGAAGTACGCCGCGGACGTAGACGAAATCATCTACCCCGAACGCCTCGGTGCAATCGGGGCGAAAAATGCCTTGCTTGGCGGGGATTTCAACATCATCGCAGACCTCACCGCAGACCTCTCGCTCGCCAGCTTCTCGCTGCCGGAGGACTCGCCCATCATCGACCTCCACGTGAGCGAAATCGACCTGCCAGAGGGAGCCGTGCTCTACGCCCACGGACGGGCACACAAGTCACAGACGATTCCGTTGCCACAGACCGTCATCCAGCCGGGTGATCGCGTCTCCATCATCGCGGAAGTCGGTGACATGGAAGCCGTAAAAAGTGTCCTGCTCGGCCCCGACCGAAAAGCGCCTGCGAGCTAG
- a CDS encoding amino acid ABC transporter ATP-binding protein — protein MIHARSLSHGFDGSDVLTEISLDVHPGEVLAIVGPSGTGKTTLLRLLGLFHPPQAGAVLVDDENVWSLTREERLAVRRRIGMVFQDRSLFSTTVAKNAAYGLEVRQSWSTRLKHALARERAPPAVLDALDTVGMRDKVSQHARGLSAGEAQRVAFARALAVEPDVLLLDEPTSNLDPRNTALLEEAVTRARDRGIGVVIATHDMQQARRVSDRAAVLLGGACIEYGDTERVFERPHDERARKFITGELVY, from the coding sequence ATGATTCACGCCCGCTCGCTCTCACACGGATTCGACGGGAGCGACGTGCTCACAGAAATCTCACTCGACGTGCATCCCGGCGAGGTGCTCGCCATCGTCGGCCCCTCAGGAACGGGAAAAACCACGCTGTTGCGTCTGCTCGGACTGTTCCATCCACCACAGGCGGGCGCGGTGCTCGTCGATGACGAAAACGTCTGGTCGCTCACCCGCGAGGAGCGCCTCGCCGTCAGACGGCGCATCGGGATGGTGTTCCAAGACCGGAGCCTGTTCAGCACGACCGTTGCCAAGAACGCGGCCTACGGCCTCGAGGTGCGCCAGTCGTGGTCGACGCGGCTCAAACACGCGCTGGCTCGCGAGCGTGCGCCGCCTGCGGTGCTTGACGCGCTCGACACCGTTGGCATGCGCGACAAGGTGAGCCAGCACGCTCGCGGGCTGTCTGCGGGCGAAGCCCAGCGCGTCGCCTTCGCGCGGGCGCTCGCGGTCGAACCCGACGTGCTGTTGCTCGACGAACCAACCTCGAACCTTGACCCGCGAAACACCGCCCTGCTCGAAGAAGCGGTCACCCGGGCGCGTGACCGCGGCATCGGCGTCGTCATCGCGACCCACGACATGCAGCAAGCGCGGCGCGTCTCGGACCGAGCTGCGGTGCTGCTGGGTGGTGCGTGTATCGAGTACGGAGACACCGAAAGGGTGTTCGAGCGCCCACACGACGAGCGGGCGCGAAAATTCATCACCGGCGAACTCGTGTACTAG
- a CDS encoding ABC transporter permease, with protein sequence MLESFADLNWRYLVSIIVVSLQVSTTAVVVSTLLSLPIAFGVSFNRFPGRGVVTSIINTGMGFPSVVVGLLVLLLLSNSGPLGSLDLLFTIEAMVISQVILATPVITSVTLSALSGVEQSVKDAAYASGGTRFDVALVVIKEARYGIVTAILAGYGRAISEVGSVLIVGGNIVLSDGTSLTSTLTTAITVEARRGRYETGIALGVVLLVLVLGVNALGAWVRDRGRWDA encoded by the coding sequence GTGTTAGAGAGTTTCGCTGACCTGAACTGGCGCTATCTGGTCAGCATTATCGTCGTCTCGCTGCAAGTGAGTACGACCGCCGTCGTGGTGAGCACCCTGCTCAGCCTCCCGATCGCCTTCGGCGTGAGCTTCAATCGCTTCCCCGGGCGGGGAGTGGTCACGTCGATTATCAACACCGGCATGGGTTTTCCGAGCGTCGTCGTCGGGTTGCTCGTGTTGCTCTTGCTCTCTAACTCCGGCCCGCTTGGCAGTCTCGATCTCCTGTTCACCATCGAGGCGATGGTCATCTCGCAGGTCATCCTCGCCACACCGGTCATCACGAGCGTCACGCTCTCTGCGCTCTCGGGCGTCGAGCAATCGGTCAAAGACGCCGCCTACGCGAGCGGCGGCACCCGGTTCGATGTCGCCCTCGTCGTCATCAAAGAAGCCCGCTACGGCATCGTGACGGCCATCCTCGCGGGCTACGGACGGGCCATCAGCGAAGTCGGGTCGGTGCTCATCGTCGGGGGGAACATCGTCCTTTCCGATGGAACGTCGCTCACGAGTACGCTGACGACGGCCATCACCGTCGAAGCCCGCAGGGGACGCTACGAGACCGGCATCGCACTCGGCGTCGTATTGCTCGTCCTCGTGCTCGGCGTGAACGCACTCGGCGCGTGGGTGCGCGACCGTGGACGGTGGGACGCATGA
- a CDS encoding substrate-binding domain-containing protein: MQRRRFLQAAGAGAVLAFSGCLSNDDSNGGAQTTTSGEGSMGGATGDTELVLATTTSTYDSGLLDELNPAFEDRFGVTIKTLPKGTGASLRTAEDGDADLVLVHARGAEDEFLEQGYGVNRRDVMYNDFVIVGPSDDPAGISGMGRATDALATIASEQATFVSRGDDSGTHKKEQALWEQSAGEPGGTWYQSIGKGMGDTLVQADQSGAYTLADRGTFLSMQADIGIEIMVQGPLKGGPEILKNPYGVIAVNPAKYPDVNYAMAMAYIGFITGPEGQSLIENYTANGEQLFYPNALSEDPNFGEYVPENYEG, translated from the coding sequence ATGCAACGACGACGGTTCCTCCAAGCCGCCGGCGCGGGTGCAGTGCTCGCATTCAGTGGCTGTCTCAGCAACGACGACTCGAACGGCGGAGCGCAAACGACCACGTCCGGCGAGGGGTCGATGGGTGGTGCCACAGGCGACACCGAGTTGGTGCTCGCGACGACCACCTCGACGTACGACTCGGGCCTCTTAGACGAACTCAACCCCGCGTTCGAAGACCGCTTTGGCGTCACCATCAAGACGCTCCCGAAAGGGACGGGTGCGAGCCTGCGAACCGCCGAAGACGGCGACGCAGACCTCGTACTCGTCCACGCTCGCGGCGCGGAAGACGAGTTCTTAGAACAGGGCTATGGCGTGAACCGCCGCGACGTGATGTACAACGACTTCGTTATCGTCGGTCCGAGCGACGACCCCGCCGGTATCTCGGGAATGGGACGCGCGACCGACGCCCTCGCCACGATTGCGAGCGAGCAGGCGACGTTCGTTTCCCGGGGCGACGACTCGGGGACGCACAAGAAAGAACAGGCCCTGTGGGAACAGTCTGCGGGCGAACCCGGCGGGACGTGGTACCAGTCCATCGGGAAAGGAATGGGCGACACGCTGGTGCAGGCAGACCAGAGCGGGGCGTACACGCTCGCAGACCGCGGCACGTTCCTCTCGATGCAGGCCGATATTGGCATCGAAATCATGGTACAAGGCCCACTCAAGGGCGGCCCGGAGATTCTGAAAAATCCGTACGGCGTCATCGCGGTGAACCCGGCGAAGTACCCCGACGTGAACTACGCGATGGCGATGGCGTACATCGGGTTCATCACCGGTCCCGAAGGCCAGTCACTCATCGAGAACTACACCGCGAACGGCGAACAGTTGTTCTACCCGAACGCGCTCTCAGAAGACCCGAACTTCGGCGAGTACGTTCCCGAAAACTACGAGGGATAA
- a CDS encoding putative sulfate/molybdate transporter, with protein MAIRYATTTESSVKFTTGELTGALGDSITALPLIVALGMLTDASLAHMLLFFGLFQVVWGVYYGVPLSVEPMKALAGLAIAGAITHGELLAAGLLAGGILLVAGQAGLLSRLSTVVGLPVIRGIQLAVAFLLAEAGLALGGGDLPMAFVGLAIVGVVALGGYARASALVVLAVGGILAVSQTPISVTIPSLSLFPVAPPTFSLAATEGMAGQLAMTVGNAAVATSLLLSDLFDRDVSADDLATSMGSMNLLAVPLGGLPMCHGSGGLAGKYAFGARTGGANVILGVLYGLTALVAGVLVGFPMALLGVLLIVVAVRLGAVSLDSDHLPVTVAVGVVGLVFGVGVAFVAGVVGWWLLDRVA; from the coding sequence ATGGCGATTAGGTACGCAACGACCACCGAGTCTTCGGTGAAATTCACGACCGGTGAGCTGACCGGCGCGTTAGGAGATTCGATTACGGCCCTCCCGCTCATCGTCGCGCTCGGGATGCTCACCGACGCCTCACTCGCCCACATGTTGCTGTTCTTCGGCCTGTTTCAGGTCGTCTGGGGCGTCTACTACGGCGTTCCGCTCTCGGTCGAACCGATGAAGGCACTCGCCGGACTCGCCATCGCCGGAGCCATCACCCACGGCGAACTCCTCGCCGCGGGCCTGCTCGCAGGCGGTATCTTGCTCGTCGCAGGGCAGGCAGGCTTGCTCTCGCGGCTCTCAACCGTGGTTGGCCTGCCCGTCATCCGCGGTATCCAACTCGCCGTCGCCTTCCTGCTCGCAGAAGCCGGACTCGCCCTCGGCGGGGGTGACCTCCCCATGGCGTTCGTCGGACTCGCCATCGTCGGCGTCGTTGCCCTCGGCGGCTACGCACGGGCGAGCGCGCTCGTCGTCCTCGCCGTTGGCGGCATTCTCGCGGTTTCACAAACCCCAATTTCCGTAACGATTCCCTCGCTCTCGCTCTTTCCCGTCGCCCCGCCCACGTTCTCCCTTGCGGCCACAGAAGGGATGGCCGGCCAACTGGCGATGACGGTTGGCAACGCCGCCGTCGCCACCTCGCTGTTGCTCTCAGACCTGTTCGACCGCGACGTGTCCGCAGACGACCTCGCCACGAGCATGGGCTCTATGAACCTGCTCGCCGTCCCGCTCGGCGGCCTCCCGATGTGTCACGGCTCCGGCGGCCTCGCCGGAAAGTACGCCTTCGGGGCGCGAACCGGCGGCGCGAACGTGATACTCGGCGTTCTCTACGGACTCACCGCGCTCGTCGCGGGCGTCCTCGTTGGCTTCCCGATGGCGCTGTTGGGCGTGTTGCTCATCGTCGTCGCCGTCCGGTTAGGCGCGGTGTCGCTCGACTCAGACCACCTGCCCGTGACAGTGGCGGTGGGCGTAGTCGGCCTCGTCTTCGGCGTCGGCGTCGCCTTCGTCGCCGGCGTCGTGGGCTGGTGGCTGCTCGACAGGGTCGCGTAA
- a CDS encoding DUF7384 family protein, protein MSKPNPARVVADADVLAADLLVGGSARDALDHIRRHSWVELVATDELLDDAEATIARLADEALATDWREKIETLRVRVEQPGHDHPALASAYHGQAAHILSFDEGLRSAKAGAAMQKRVKTSVKHPDAFAKLFDPQSLYEVVVGGEYPGPDRDPRA, encoded by the coding sequence ATGAGTAAGCCGAATCCCGCCCGCGTCGTCGCAGACGCGGACGTACTCGCCGCCGACCTGCTCGTCGGTGGTTCCGCACGCGACGCTCTTGATCACATTCGACGCCACTCGTGGGTCGAGTTGGTGGCGACCGACGAGCTACTGGACGACGCAGAAGCCACCATCGCCCGCCTCGCAGACGAAGCGTTGGCCACAGACTGGCGCGAGAAAATCGAAACGCTTCGCGTGCGGGTCGAACAACCCGGCCACGACCACCCCGCGCTCGCCTCCGCCTACCACGGGCAGGCCGCCCACATCCTCTCGTTCGACGAGGGCTTGCGAAGCGCGAAGGCGGGTGCGGCCATGCAAAAGCGCGTGAAAACGAGCGTCAAACACCCCGACGCCTTCGCCAAACTGTTCGACCCACAGTCGCTCTACGAGGTGGTGGTCGGCGGGGAGTATCCCGGCCCCGACCGCGACCCGCGCGCCTAG
- the rdgB gene encoding RdgB/HAM1 family non-canonical purine NTP pyrophosphatase — translation MLRFVTGNAGKLKEAQHYLTDPIEQVEYDYTEIQSNSLADIAVHGAKEAFDHLDDDDPLIVDDTGLFIDALGGFPGPYSAYVEDTVGVERVWNLTELEENRRARFRTIVAYYDGERAETFEGSIRGRIVAPRGDDGFGYDPIFEHNGVTLAEMDIDQKNSISHRGRALAKFAEWFSADGEWNPGVPD, via the coding sequence ATGCTCAGATTCGTCACCGGGAACGCGGGGAAACTCAAAGAGGCCCAACACTATCTCACCGACCCAATCGAGCAGGTCGAGTACGACTACACCGAAATCCAGAGCAACAGCCTCGCGGACATCGCCGTCCACGGCGCGAAAGAAGCGTTCGACCACCTCGACGATGATGACCCGCTCATCGTCGACGACACGGGCTTGTTCATCGACGCGCTTGGCGGCTTTCCCGGCCCGTATTCGGCCTACGTCGAGGACACGGTCGGCGTCGAACGCGTCTGGAACCTCACCGAGTTGGAGGAGAATCGCCGCGCCCGCTTTCGCACCATCGTCGCCTACTACGACGGCGAGCGCGCAGAGACCTTCGAGGGGAGCATCCGCGGGCGTATCGTCGCGCCCCGAGGCGACGACGGCTTCGGCTACGACCCTATCTTCGAACACAACGGCGTGACGCTCGCGGAGATGGACATAGACCAGAAAAACTCGATTAGCCACCGCGGGCGTGCGCTCGCCAAATTCGCAGAGTGGTTCAGCGCAGACGGCGAGTGGAATCCGGGCGTGCCTGACTAG
- a CDS encoding DUF5808 domain-containing protein produces the protein MADKPSSGEILGIPYNFERPSVKRMLQSYWQPGEEMLVEKPFGIGYTLNLANWRSWIVLAVVGGMLYLERGKGSEKDAKKADDGPVEVIVD, from the coding sequence ATGGCTGACAAACCATCGTCCGGTGAGATACTGGGGATTCCGTATAACTTCGAACGCCCGAGCGTAAAGCGCATGCTCCAGTCGTACTGGCAACCCGGCGAGGAGATGCTCGTAGAGAAGCCATTCGGCATCGGCTACACGCTGAACCTCGCGAACTGGCGCTCGTGGATTGTCCTCGCCGTCGTCGGTGGCATGCTCTATCTCGAACGCGGAAAGGGCAGCGAGAAAGACGCGAAAAAAGCAGACGACGGCCCCGTCGAAGTCATCGTCGATTAA
- a CDS encoding bifunctional N(6)-L-threonylcarbamoyladenine synthase/serine/threonine protein kinase, translated as MRVLGIEGTAWAASAAVHDTETDSTTIVSDPYQPASGGIHPREAAEHMASAIPRVVREVLADAGGPVDYVAFSRGPGLGPCLRIVGTAARSLSQALSVPLVGVNHMVAHLEIGRHQSGFDSPVCLNASGANAHLLGFHNGRYQVLGETMDTGVGNAIDKFSRHVGWSHPGGPKVEKYADGGELIDLPYVVKGMDFSFSGIMSAAKQAYDDGAQIEDVCFSLQENIFGMLTEVAERALSLTGSNELVLGGGVAQNARLQEMLRTMCEARGADFYAPDPRFLRDNAGMIAVLGATMAAAGDTIAIEESAVNSDFRPDQVEVTWRENESVAVVGETGRELVGAEATVTVSGDRVVKRRLPKSYRHPDLDAHLRKTRTVQEARLFSEARRHGVPTPVVYDVDVREGALTLEHVGEGDLSDDLTPARVRDVGEHLAALHRVGFVHGDPTTRNVRVGAYTYLIDFGLGFYTDHVEDYAMDLHVFHQSLTGTARDPAPLREAFEAGYRAAGDERVLTQLREIEGRGRYQQSH; from the coding sequence ATGCGCGTCCTCGGTATCGAAGGCACCGCGTGGGCGGCGAGCGCGGCGGTTCACGACACCGAGACGGATTCGACGACGATTGTCTCAGACCCGTATCAACCGGCGTCGGGTGGCATTCACCCGCGCGAAGCCGCAGAACACATGGCGAGTGCCATCCCTCGCGTCGTCCGCGAGGTGCTTGCAGACGCAGGCGGGCCTGTAGACTACGTCGCCTTCTCGCGGGGCCCCGGCCTCGGCCCGTGTCTCAGAATCGTCGGCACGGCCGCTCGCTCGCTGTCACAGGCCCTTTCCGTCCCGCTCGTCGGCGTCAACCACATGGTGGCGCACTTAGAAATCGGCCGCCATCAGTCGGGCTTTGACTCGCCGGTCTGTCTCAACGCGAGCGGCGCGAACGCCCATCTACTTGGCTTCCACAACGGCCGCTATCAGGTGCTCGGGGAGACGATGGACACCGGCGTCGGCAACGCCATCGACAAGTTCTCGCGCCACGTCGGCTGGTCGCACCCCGGCGGCCCGAAGGTCGAAAAATACGCAGACGGCGGCGAGCTCATCGACCTGCCCTACGTCGTGAAGGGGATGGACTTCTCGTTTTCCGGCATCATGAGCGCCGCGAAACAGGCCTACGACGACGGTGCGCAGATAGAAGACGTGTGTTTCTCGCTGCAGGAGAACATCTTCGGGATGCTCACCGAAGTCGCAGAACGCGCGCTCTCGCTGACGGGGAGCAACGAACTCGTCCTCGGCGGTGGCGTCGCCCAGAACGCCCGCTTACAGGAGATGCTCCGGACGATGTGTGAAGCGCGCGGTGCGGATTTCTATGCGCCCGACCCACGATTCCTCCGCGACAACGCGGGCATGATTGCGGTGCTCGGCGCGACGATGGCCGCCGCGGGTGACACCATCGCAATCGAGGAGTCGGCGGTGAACTCCGACTTTCGCCCCGACCAAGTCGAGGTGACGTGGCGCGAAAACGAGAGCGTCGCCGTGGTGGGAGAAACGGGCCGCGAACTCGTCGGGGCGGAGGCGACCGTCACCGTCTCTGGCGACCGCGTCGTGAAACGCCGCCTGCCCAAATCGTATCGCCACCCCGACCTCGATGCCCACCTCCGCAAGACGCGGACGGTACAGGAAGCGCGTCTGTTCAGCGAAGCGCGCAGACACGGCGTGCCGACGCCGGTCGTTTACGACGTGGACGTGCGGGAAGGTGCGCTCACCCTCGAACACGTCGGCGAGGGTGACTTGAGCGACGACCTAACTCCCGCACGGGTCCGCGACGTTGGTGAACACCTCGCCGCGCTCCATCGGGTGGGCTTCGTCCACGGCGACCCGACGACGCGAAACGTGCGCGTTGGCGCGTACACCTACCTCATCGACTTCGGCCTCGGCTTCTACACCGACCACGTCGAGGACTACGCGATGGACCTCCACGTCTTCCACCAGAGTCTGACGGGCACGGCACGCGACCCCGCGCCGCTCCGGGAGGCCTTCGAGGCGGGCTATCGCGCGGCGGGTGACGAGCGTGTCCTCACGCAGTTGCGCGAAATCGAAGGGCGGGGACGCTATCAGCAGAGCCACTAG